A stretch of DNA from Juglans microcarpa x Juglans regia isolate MS1-56 chromosome 5D, Jm3101_v1.0, whole genome shotgun sequence:
AAGAAATAACCCATTATTATTGTGCAGTTTGATTCAAACCCGAACCCGAGTATACctccttatatatatgtttagggTTTTACACCAAGTGTGGCGTCCTTGTGTCGACTTCTGCGAAGACATCTCAAACGAACCACACGAGCACGATGACTGCCGAGACCCAGGAGGAGCTTCTCGCTGCCCACCTTGAACAGCAAAAGATTAACGTaaatctctttgtttttcaattatgTGCTTCTCACTTAATTTTTTGAATGGGTATTCGGACTTTGAGAGTGTGAAGCTATATACGACCATGGTTGGTATCTCGTATAAGGAGTTTCTGAAattcatatgatatataaattCTTTGGAGTTAAGGGCATTCTTCTAATGCCAGAAATGGGTCTAATAAAAGTGTGATTAGATGACTTCGTGATGGTATGACACTTTGGATTGACTTTTGCATTTCTGATCGTGTTATGTTCTTCTTCACATTGCTTCGATGAAGTTATGAGCTTCAGTGTCACAAGAAATTTTGACATGGGTTTTCAAGTTTCTGACTGAAGAATTTAgaatattgtttgaattgttGTTTTTGCGTGAATTATGGAGGTTATGAAAAGTTTATCTTACTCAGCctaaaaaacgaaaaaaaaaaaaaaagggtcttaGTATTGTCTTGCAACTTTGTGAAAAACTTCGCGTTCCCTATTTGACCCCAATTGCGACGGTTGTTGGGAGGGCACAAACCCTCGAGTTGGGTGCCTGCATGTCTGACGTCCAACTCAACTTTGCATCAGAAGGATCACCCCCGTCCTCTGACCAGTCAGGGGGTTAGGTACTGACCTTGCTTCCACAGTTCCACTAATGGCTGTCATTGCCggaaaaaaccaaacaaaattcGAAATGGCTATTTCACGACCTGTACAGTATACAGCCCAATCAATCGATAAAACTCAAGAAGCCAAAACGCTGACCAGCTTGCACACCCGAAACCTAAACACCAAGAAATTGACCAAGAATCCCTAGATCAAAGAGTTTGTTGAAGGAATCAAATCAGAGAAAAGGAATACCTGAGATTGATAATAGGGCATGATATAAAGAAGTGTATGCTCAGTACAAGAAGACTGTTGTCTCTACAACTGCCATGCCCAAAATGCAGAGTGTGCTCATTGAGATTCGCAGAGAAAGATAGCTagtatatgagagagagagagagagaggaagttgAGCCATGAGTGCAATGGTGGCTGGGGGTTGGATGATAGATTAGGCGAAGGGGGTTGAGTATTTATTCTCAGTTGATTTTCATTGGCATTTGAGCACCTAGGGTTTGagcaaaataaaatgtatttttatataaggATCTCACCCAACCTGACCCTCCTTTGGAATGTATATTTCCTACAGAACCCATATCACGACTAGGGTGGAACCCAACCGACTTGGGTATGGTTCAGTCAGCTGGATCGGGTTGTCACCCTGCCCTAGCAGGTTGAGTATTCAGTTCTAGCGTTTTCTGTAGAATGGGGCAAAATGTTGTGGATACATCATGTGGAATATGCTCGTATATGCCTACTATGGTGTATTTGTGGGAAAGGAATGATAGATATTTTTGGGGAGCTTTAAACCTTCTCCATCAATATTGTTTCTTTGGGCAGTTGCAATTCATAGGTTTTGTGGCAAGTGGATTTTGTAGCCCATGAGGTCGGAAATGACTGTAGCAGATCAATAAATCTTGTTCCTGGATTAATTTTTGCATTTCAGATGTCATGCATTAAATATATGTACTTGTTTGACTATTCAAAATGCCATGTACACAGGATATGTACCTAGGCACATTATTTTTGCTTTGGTTTAAATGTTCGATATGGGGTaaggattctctctctctctctctctctctatctctctcactctcccccCCCCTCTTCCCAACAGGCTTGGTTTGGTTTAATAATCTGAAAGTACAAGGTTTTTTGTGTGGTCTATATTCTTTGCCCCCTTACAGTACTTTCGTTGATTTGCTAGCCTAAGTATTGATGATTGTTCCTGATTCTTTTTCATCCAGATAATTGTTAATGATGAGAATTAGCTTTTGCAGTTTTGTGCCTAAGATATGATAGCCTCACTAAGTTTTGAGTGATATCCTTGCAGCCTGATGAGCCTGTAGTCGAGGATGAAGACGATGAAGACGATGATGATGAGAGTGATGACAAGGAGGAAGATGATGCTGAAGGTGAGAGTACAATTCGTGACTTATTCAAGTTAGGAGATAACAAACTCAGCTAGAAAGAAGCTCATGTAATCCATAGTTTTTTGCGGTCTTTACAAAACCTTGCTAATCATTTGGATGTGTTCACAATGTTTGGAATGTAGATGAACTACTTTAGCGGTTAGCCTGATTTTATGGTAAGTTAGGTACTGTCAGGtaaattcatgattttgagGGAAATGTGCAAAACATCTTGAAAATAAGCACATTCTTTGTAATTTCTGATTAACTGAAGCCAATGGTCTTGGATCAATTTGCACCTCTATCACTATACGAATTGGGTGATTGGTGAGATCATGAGTTTGACTCCCATGAATGCATGAGTTATCAATGGAAATTACGTTCTAATTAGCTTATTATACCACTCTGTTTTCTTATAGAAACAACATTCTAATTAACTGAGGTATGATCTGTATAATCTGCTTGCTTTTCTTATAGACAAAAATATTCTGATTAACTGAGGTATGATCTGTATAATCTGCTTGATTTTCttacagaaaaaaaattataattaaccgAGGTATGATCTGTATATCTCACAATTTTTTGAGATCGTGGCAATATGGCAGGACAAGGAGACGGAACTGCTAGGTCTAAGCAGAGCCGAAGTGAGAAGAAGAGTCGCAAGGCAATGTTGAAACTTGGAATGAAGCCAATTCCTGGTGTCAGCCGGGTTACTGTCAAAAAGAGCAAGAATGTTAGTTTTCAATATACTTGTTCGTGTCTCCTGCTGTCGCtgctctattttttcttccttgGCTCTCTCATGTACTGTTAGAAATTGAATTAaatcagtttttctttttcctctctccaGATTCTGTTTGTTATATCTAAACCAGACGTTTTCAAGAGCCCCGTTTCAGACATGTATATTGTTTTTGGGGAGGCAAAGATTGAGGATTTGAGCTCTCAACTGCAGACTCAGGCTGCAGAGCAGTTCAAAGCTCCTAATATTAGTAATGTGATTTCAAAGCCTGAGCCATCAGCGGTGGCACAAGACGATGAAGATGTTGATGAAACTGGTGTGGAACCCAAGGACATTGAGTTGGTAATGACACAAGCTGGGGTTTCGAGATCAAGGGCTGTGAAAGCACTCAAAGCTGCGGATGGTGACATAGTTACTGCTATTATGGAACTGACAAACTGAGGCACTGTCATTAAGATGTTACATTGCAACTAGAGGACCATACATTTTCCCGCTCCAAGTATAAGTTCTTGAATTCGCTGCGGCGGTTTTGAGGTTGCAGCTATGTTAtactctctttattttctttcttgttcaGAAGATAAAAAGGGTTTTTACTCGTTTACCTTCTTGATAATCACTCCAGCTTCACTCTGCTTCAGGTGTCATTgcaatataatgtttcagtgcTTCTTGCAAGAAAGCAAAATGCACGCATTTTTATTTGGCAATGAACTCTCGCACTCATTCGCATTACGTGTGAAACAATGATGCAATTTCACATATTTGAGTTATATGCAAAGATGCATGATATGAATTCCCAGATTTGCAAAACTTACGCATGAAAACCATGTCAATGTTTCAAAATCCGAAACC
This window harbors:
- the LOC121264295 gene encoding nascent polypeptide-associated complex subunit alpha-like protein 1 — its product is MTAETQEELLAAHLEQQKINPDEPVVEDEDDEDDDDESDDKEEDDAEGQGDGTARSKQSRSEKKSRKAMLKLGMKPIPGVSRVTVKKSKNILFVISKPDVFKSPVSDMYIVFGEAKIEDLSSQLQTQAAEQFKAPNISNVISKPEPSAVAQDDEDVDETGVEPKDIELVMTQAGVSRSRAVKALKAADGDIVTAIMELTN